CGGAGCTGGGGCCTTGGGTAGGGGAGCTTTCCCTGGGCATCCTCGCCGCCCCCGTGGGGGCCCTGCCCACCCTCGCCGAGGCCCTAGGCCCCTTGGCCCATCCCGAAAGCCTCTGGACGGACGTGGGGAGCGTGAAGGGCAAGGTGGTGGCCCAGCTGGAGGGGTTTCTTCCCCACTACCTGGGCGGCCACCCCATGGCGGGCAGCGAGCGGGCCGGGGTAGAAAACGCCCACGCCGGGCTTTTGCAAAACGCCGTCTGGGTCCTCACCCCCACGGCCCACACGAGCCCCAAGGCCCGGGAGGGCATCCGGCACCTGGTGGAGGCCCTAGGGGCTTACCCCTTGGAAATACCTCCCCTCCTCCACGACCAGCTGGTGGCCCGCATCTCCCACCTTCCCTACCTCCTGGCCGTGGCCTTAAACCGCATGGTGGCGCAAAGCCCCCACAAGGAGCTCCTCATGTTCCTGGCCGCCGGGGGTTTCCGCGACCTCACCCGGGTGGCCTCGGGAAGCCCCAGGATGAGCCGGGACATGGTGGTGGAGAACAAGGAGGCCTTGAAGGAGGCCATAGAGGAGCTAAGGGCGGTGCTTTGGGAACTGGAAGGCCTTCTAGACGAACCTGAGGCCCTTCTAGGGGTAGCGGAAGAGGCCAAGCGCACCCGGGATAGCCTCCCCATCGTGCGGCGAAGCCTCCTCCCCGAGATGTACGACCTGGTGGTCCAGGTGCCGGACCGCCCCGGGGAGATCGCCCGCATCGCCACCGCCTTGGGAGAGGCGGGGGTGAACATCAAGGACATAGAGGTCCTCACCATCCGGGAGGCGGCGGGGGCCTTGCGCCTCTCCTTCGCCACCCGGGAGGAGCGGGAGGAGGCCAGGCGGGTCCTAACCCAGGCGGGCTACCGGCTTCCCTGATCCTCCGTGTACCGGACCACCCGGTCCTTCCCTGTCCGCTTGGCCCGGTAAAGGGCCTCGTCCGCCCTTCGGTAGAGCTCCCCTAGGTCCCCCCGGTAGGTGGCCACGCCGAAGCTGGCCGTGGTGCCCAAGGCCCTGAGGCCCTCCCGAAGCCGCTCCGCCAGGCGGGTGGCCTGGAGGGGGTCTGTCTCCGGCAGGAGGATGGCGAACTCCTCTCCCCCAAAACGCCCCACCAGGTCGCCCCGGCGCACGTGGGCCACCAGGTAACGGGCCACCTCCTTAAGGAGCCGGTCCCCCTCGGGGTGGCCCTTCTCGTCGTTCACCCGCTTGAAGTCGTCCAGGTCCAAGAGGACGAGGCTAAAGGGCTTAGCCCCCCGCTCCACCCGGGCCATCTCCCGCTCCAGGGCCATCTCCAAGGCCCGGCGGTTGGGAAGCCCCGTGAGGGGGCAGGTGAGGGCCTGCTCCCGCCAGAAACGCGCCCGGCCGT
The sequence above is a segment of the Thermus hydrothermalis genome. Coding sequences within it:
- a CDS encoding prephenate dehydrogenase, whose translation is MNPLFGKVGIFGVGLLGGSVALGLKERFLAQEVHAYDQDPLALEKALFLGVADRVHAELGPWVGELSLGILAAPVGALPTLAEALGPLAHPESLWTDVGSVKGKVVAQLEGFLPHYLGGHPMAGSERAGVENAHAGLLQNAVWVLTPTAHTSPKAREGIRHLVEALGAYPLEIPPLLHDQLVARISHLPYLLAVALNRMVAQSPHKELLMFLAAGGFRDLTRVASGSPRMSRDMVVENKEALKEAIEELRAVLWELEGLLDEPEALLGVAEEAKRTRDSLPIVRRSLLPEMYDLVVQVPDRPGEIARIATALGEAGVNIKDIEVLTIREAAGALRLSFATREEREEARRVLTQAGYRLP
- a CDS encoding GGDEF domain-containing protein; the protein is MDRLGRLLYLAAWLGLPVGIGLQLYFYPPKAPGLWWVYGAFALLFLFALTRGPKRAPRFLVHGLGAYLLFELWRAQGEGWVVGFWSSALYLLAALAYPVPWALAASGFWGGLLLLAPLLWGWERPYYAHFALSQPVLLALTLLLARFRELYGRARFWREQALTCPLTGLPNRRALEMALEREMARVERGAKPFSLVLLDLDDFKRVNDEKGHPEGDRLLKEVARYLVAHVRRGDLVGRFGGEEFAILLPETDPLQATRLAERLREGLRALGTTASFGVATYRGDLGELYRRADEALYRAKRTGKDRVVRYTEDQGSR